Proteins encoded by one window of Lathyrus oleraceus cultivar Zhongwan6 chromosome 1, CAAS_Psat_ZW6_1.0, whole genome shotgun sequence:
- the LOC127105264 gene encoding uncharacterized protein LOC127105264 encodes MELGRRNTKKYTFKCPDLTELKKLGFMIVSPEDFRASPEDFRAQYGRLMGILKIKVEDGVLNTLVQFYDPLYHCFMFPDYQLMPTLEEYSYWFSLPVFDKLPFSGSEKTPTSAAIAEALHLETSVVKHNFTKKGGILGLTSRFLLEKAFIFAEADSRDAFEDIFALLIYGIVLFPNIKDFVDVNAIRIFLIDNPLPILLGDTYHSIHHRTKKGGETILCCAPLLYKWFISHLPRSRLFRENPQKLRWSQRHQLGYPMADKPNNLLLSSFFYLNDEESSGLKDRIIHAWHNIHRKGKDRLGRKNCVAFEPYTRWVCARANELKMPYALEKPPFPYAITSSSTITIENREEFQEILDRLKLERDTWEGKYHVLNDKKMKMEQQLKEKDDLIEILEQQAVKKQEEQEGLLLSKVQPFHEYSSIPPTSGAWKGIVDKLMIENAQLKRQKRKH; translated from the exons ATGGAACTGGGAAGGAGGAATACCAAGAAATACACTTTCAAATGTCCTGACTTAACAGAGTTGAAGAAGCTTGGTTTTATGATAGTTAGTCCAGAGGATTTCAGAGCTAGTCCAGAGGATTTCAGAGCTCAGTATGGAAGACTTATGGGTATCTTGaagatcaaggttgaagatgGAGTTCTGAACACACtggtacagttttatgatccactATACCATTGCTTTATGTTTCCAGACTACCAGCTTATGCCTACTCTAGAAGAATACTCTTATTGGTTTAGTTTGCCAGTCTTTGACAAATTACCATTCAGTGGTTCAGAGAAGACCCCTACATCAGCAGCTATTGCAGAAGCACTTCACCTAGAAACGTCTGTTGTGAAGCACAACTTCACTAAAAAAGGAGGGATTCTAGGTCTAACCTCTAGATTCCTGTTGGAGAAAGCCTTTATCTTTGCAGAAGCAGATAGTAGAGATGCCTTTGAAGACATTTTTGCTCTACTCATTTATGGAATTGTACTCTTCCCAAACATTAAAGACTTCGTGGATGTTAATGCTATACGAATCTTCTTAATTGATAACCCATTACCCATATTACTTGGAGATACCTACCATTCTATCCATCACAGGACTAAGAAAGGTGGTGAAACCATTCTTTGTTGTGCACCTCTcctatataagtggtttatttctcacttgcccAGATCCAGGCTCTTCAGGGAGAATCCGCAGAAGCTCAGATGGTCCCAAAG ACACCAGTTAGGATATCCTATGGCAGATAAACCCAACAACCTTTTGTTGTCAAGTTTCTTTTACCTCAACGACGAAGAGAGTTCCGGTTTGAAGGATAGAATCATACATGCTTGGCACAACATTCACAGAAAAGGAAAAGACCGATTAGGAAGAAAGAACTGTGTTGCTTTTGAGCCCTACACCCGATGGGTTTGTGCTAGAGCCAATGAACTTAAGATGCCATATGCTCTTGAGAAGCCCCCATTTCCTTATGCTATAACATCATCATCCACCATTACTATTGAGAATAGGGAAGAGTTTCAAGAAATTTTGGATAGGTTGAAATTGGAAAGAGACACTTGGGAAGGCAAGTACCATGTCTTGAATGataagaagatgaagatggagcAACAACTAAAGGAGAAggatgatttgattgagattttggAACAACAAGCTGTGAAGAAACAGGAGGAACAAGAAGGTTTACTTCTCTCTAAAGTCCAACCTTTTCATGAATACTCCAGCATACCTCCCACCTCAGGTGCTTGGAAGGGAATCGTCGACAAGCTTATGATCGAGAATGCTCAGCTAAAGAGGCAAAAAAGGAAGCATTAG